The following are encoded together in the Lepidochelys kempii isolate rLepKem1 chromosome 7, rLepKem1.hap2, whole genome shotgun sequence genome:
- the RNASEH2C gene encoding ribonuclease H2 subunit C, which yields MHRGGGLRPAECAGLRTTSPSMHQDRRAARCEGVPVGVIPFSGCARDAWPQLSSACLWSKMSESNSPVRLDLSSLREAPQDVLHMLPCEVEHNGSAPVDRYFTPAIRQSSQEKSVSFRGRSLKGQEVMVPQGYVGLVLKEDQRPCTEEEERTVRLKSTFRALTVWNLERAPSADDGLLLALSWPGIAEAIHAPVLKKEQ from the exons ATGCATCGCGGGGGAGGCTTACGTCCTGCGGAATGCGCTGGCCTCAGGACTACATCCCCCAGCATGCACCAGGATAGGCGTGCGGCGCGGTGTGAAGGGGTTCCCGTCGGCGTGATCCCGTTCTCAGGCTGCGCGCGGGACGCTTG GCCCCAGCTGAGCAGTGCCTGCCTCTGGAGCAAGATGTCTGAGAGCAACAGCCCCGTTCGGCTGGACCTGAGCTCCCTGCGGGAGGCGCCCCAAGATGTCCTACATATGCTGCCTTGCGAGGTGGAGCACAATGGCAGTGCCCCTGTGGACAGATACTTCACCCCAGCCATCCGCCAGAGCTCGCAGG AGAAATCTGTATCCTTCCGTGGCAGGAGCCTCAAGGGGCAGGAGGTGATGGTGCCCCAAGGTTATGTGGGGCTGGTTCTGAAGGAGGATCAAAGGCCCTGCACAGAGGAGGAG GAGCGGACAGTGCGGCTGAAATCAACCTTCAGGGCGCTAACTGTGTGGAACCTGGAGCGGGCTCCAAGTGCGGATGATGGGTTGCTCCTGGCTCTGAGCTGGCCAGGGATTGCCGAGGCC ATCCACGCACCAGTGTTGAAGAAGGAACAGTGA
- the AP5B1 gene encoding AP-5 complex subunit beta-1 isoform X2 yields the protein MLTLLLEFPTLLCPDPEVGEQVAGSLLANFAQLPHSPKLSWLRRHLLVVVGTVLISTEAFREGSQASRDYLSLLLHLASDLNDQRQGPGDRGVRAAACESLRELECCYPGLFSRRLDSLHSMQQQELTPVHQGYTLLYSLALRNAVLLLARRGEGALSELLAGNEGLAWEAVGNAGAVSPASIDRLLLLPTPAETKELKSVLSQLLDGSYLLTPPAQSQLLWHLAHVVCVIRTQSPAIFKAQLVRLFGTAHVALLHASLQLKGLFTDSLFTAEDEAFLLRRLVGMAQHPSLPSPLKLFYLDCLLHFPENRPLGSGSEEGLPVLLTPRLASCLFPSLFNDPGTMLARLNLLSLVCLENQGPEADQGVGYIFEHVLALADTVAGKGGCEATGLFFRAAYLFARYFDSRPQLMAELTGTLVRLYHQRCSLAPNLINLLNETQAVLDDPAWPTSLSKALQELAVGVSLLPPWDQDLGWHLKLLARVAKESGVPQGSTLGFLQRLGRLAGAGQLGGWHIGQALLSVCRNLLQHQPPPAMGCQLAELLQDIALNYPDVDVQDRARFYYTLLSCLSGDKLGAVLAPGGRLKARTLSSSIMADSENFTAALTVHPAPQPLLQLRREAPAKPTLVPAPASQPCPADAQEVKDCCRRLLELHSPARLSLTYRLLHTGSSPERLFCLLLRFEHSDGFYEPVPDVCVPCLSTTHPSPLLTLHLQPRCPYPTKLAVSALYTTQTGLTYCSQLEPLQVAFPDIFLPLALPVNWDCESRCHLFDTLWSSLCPDGSGDCAESLFCWPTTQQPLGVLVQAHFASYLVAEDPGTYKIAIALPPHYHVLLQAQTTQGAACVTIRTDNWKVLPHLSAYLRKVVE from the coding sequence ATGCTGACCCTTCTGCTGGAGTTTCCCACCCTGTTGTGCCCAGACCCCGAGGTGGGCGAGCAGGTGGCTGGCTCTCTCCTGGCTAACTTTGCCCAGCTGCCCCACTCACCCAAGTTGTCCTGGCTGCGGCGCCacctgctggtggtggtggggactgTGCTTATCTCCACTGAGGCCTTTAGGGAGGGCTCCCAGGCCTCCCGTGACtacctctctctgctgctgcacCTGGCCTCGGACCTCAATGACCAGCGGCAGGGGCCGGGTGACCGCGGGGTGCGGGCGGCTGCCTGCGAGAGTCTGAGGGAGCTGGAGTGCTGCTACCCTGGCCTGTTCTCCCGGCGGTTGGACTCGCTGCACTCCatgcagcagcaggagctcacgCCTGTCCACCAGGGCTATACACTGCTGTACAGCCTGGCCCTGCGCAACGCCGTGCTGCTGCTGGCCCGCCGGGGAGAGGGGGCCCTCAGTGAATTGTTGGCCGGCAACGAGGGGCTAGCTTGGGAGGCGGTGGGGAACGCCGGGGCAGTCTCTCCAGCCTCCATTGaccgcctgctgctgctgcccacccCGGCCGAGACCAAGGAGCTGAAGTCGGTGCTGTCCCAGCTGCTGGATGGCTCCTATCTGCTGACACCACCTGCCCAGAGCCAGCTTCTGTGGCATCTGGCCCACGTGGTGTGCGTGATCCGCACCCAGTCACCTGCCATCTTCAAGGCGCAGCTGGTGCGGTTGTTTGGCACAGCCCATGTGGCGCTGCTGCACGCCAGCCTACAGCTCAAAGGGCTTTTCACGGACAGCCTCTTCACGGCCGAGGACGAGGCCTTCCTCCTGCGCCGCCTGGTGGGCATGGCCCAGCATCCCTCACTGCCCTCGCCCCTCAAACTCTTCTACCTCGACTGCCTGCTGCACTTCCCCGAGAACCGCCCGCTGGGCTCTGGCTCTGAGGAGGGGCTGCCCGTCCTGCTTACACCCCGCCTggcctcctgcctcttcccctccctcttcaACGACCCGGGCACCATGCTGGCACGCCTCAACCTGCTGAGCCTGGTGTGCCTGGAAAACCAGGGCCCCGAGGCTGACCAGGGTGTTGGGTATATCTTTGAGCATGTCCTGGCACTGGCAGACACCGTGGCAGGCAAAGGTGGGTGTGAGGCCACTGGGCTCTTCTTCCGAGCTGCCTACCTCTTTGCCCGCTACTTTGACTCAAGGCCACAGCTCATGGCAGAGCTGACGGGCACCCTGGTGAGGCTGTATCACCAGCGCTGCTCCCTGGCCCCCAACCTCATCAACCTGCTCAATGAGACCCAGGCGGTGCTGGATGACCCAGCCTGGCCCACATCCTTGAGCAAGGCCCTGCAGGAGCTGGCTGTGGGCGTGTCGCTGCTGCCACCCTGGGATCAAGATCTGGGCTGGCACCTCAAGCTGTTGGCCCGGGTGGCAAAGgagagtggggtcccgcagggcaGCACACTTGGATTTCTGCAGCGCCTGGGGCGGCTGGCAGGTGCAGGACAGCTGGGAGGTTGGCACATTGGCCAGGCTTTGCTGAGCGTCTGCCGCAACCTGCTGCAGCACCAGCCGCCACCTGCAATGGGGTGCCAGCTGGCCGAGCTGCTCCAAGATATCGCACTGAACTACCCGGATGTGGACGTGCAGGATCGGGCCCGCTTCTACTACACGCTCCTGTCCTGCCTGTCTGGGGACAAGCTGGGGGCAGTGCTGGCACCTGGTGGGCGCCTCAAAGCCCGGACTCTCTCCTCCTCTATCATGGCAGACAGTGAGAATTTCACCGCTGCACTCACCGTGCATCCAGCCCCGCAACCCCTGCTGCAGCTGCGGCGCGAGGCCCCAGCCAAGCCCACCCTGGTACCAGCGCCAGCCTCCCAGCCGTGCCCTGCTGATGCTCAGGAGGTGAAGGACTGCTGCCGACGGCTCCTGGAGCTGCATTCTCCAGCTCGGCTCAGCCTGACGTACCGGCTGCTCCACACAGGATCCTCCCCTGAGCGACTCTTCTGCCTCTTGCTGCGTTTCGAGCACTCTGACGGCTTCTATGAGCCAGTGCCTGATGTGTGTGTGCCCTGCCTCTCCACcacccacccctcacccctcctcacACTCCAcctgcagccccgctgcccctACCCCACCAAGCTGGCAGTGAGCGCCTTGTACACCACGCAGACTGGCCTCACCTACTGCAGCCAGCTAGAACCACTGCAGGTGGCCTTTCCGGACATCTTCCTGCCCCTGGCGCTGCCCGTGAATTGGGACTGTGAGAGCCGGTGCCACCTCTTTGACACCCTCTGGTCCTCCCTGTGCCCAGATGGGTCAGGTGACTGCGCCGAGAGCCTCTTTTGCTGGCCCACTACCCAACAGCCCTTGGGTGTCCTGGTGCAGGCTCACTTTGCCAGCTACCTGGTGGCAGAGGATCCGGGCACCTACAAGATTGCCATAGCCCTGCCACCCCACTACCATGTGCTGCTGCAGGCACAGACGACCCAGGGGGCAGCGTGCGTCACCATTCGCACTGACAACTGGAAGGTGCTCCCCCATCTGAGTGCCTACCTGCGGAAGGTGGTGGAGTGA
- the AP5B1 gene encoding AP-5 complex subunit beta-1 isoform X1 has translation MGVRSGESWAQLITSFRAGPTSFLLAHGSDDTFLAELLQDLSSERISEQTKVSMLTLLLEFPTLLCPDPEVGEQVAGSLLANFAQLPHSPKLSWLRRHLLVVVGTVLISTEAFREGSQASRDYLSLLLHLASDLNDQRQGPGDRGVRAAACESLRELECCYPGLFSRRLDSLHSMQQQELTPVHQGYTLLYSLALRNAVLLLARRGEGALSELLAGNEGLAWEAVGNAGAVSPASIDRLLLLPTPAETKELKSVLSQLLDGSYLLTPPAQSQLLWHLAHVVCVIRTQSPAIFKAQLVRLFGTAHVALLHASLQLKGLFTDSLFTAEDEAFLLRRLVGMAQHPSLPSPLKLFYLDCLLHFPENRPLGSGSEEGLPVLLTPRLASCLFPSLFNDPGTMLARLNLLSLVCLENQGPEADQGVGYIFEHVLALADTVAGKGGCEATGLFFRAAYLFARYFDSRPQLMAELTGTLVRLYHQRCSLAPNLINLLNETQAVLDDPAWPTSLSKALQELAVGVSLLPPWDQDLGWHLKLLARVAKESGVPQGSTLGFLQRLGRLAGAGQLGGWHIGQALLSVCRNLLQHQPPPAMGCQLAELLQDIALNYPDVDVQDRARFYYTLLSCLSGDKLGAVLAPGGRLKARTLSSSIMADSENFTAALTVHPAPQPLLQLRREAPAKPTLVPAPASQPCPADAQEVKDCCRRLLELHSPARLSLTYRLLHTGSSPERLFCLLLRFEHSDGFYEPVPDVCVPCLSTTHPSPLLTLHLQPRCPYPTKLAVSALYTTQTGLTYCSQLEPLQVAFPDIFLPLALPVNWDCESRCHLFDTLWSSLCPDGSGDCAESLFCWPTTQQPLGVLVQAHFASYLVAEDPGTYKIAIALPPHYHVLLQAQTTQGAACVTIRTDNWKVLPHLSAYLRKVVE, from the exons ATGGGTGTGCGGAGTGGGGAGAGCTGGGCCCAGCTTATAACATCCTTCCGAGCAGGCCCCACCTCCTTCCTTCTGGCCCATGGGAGTGATGATACCTTCCTGGCTGAGCTGCTTCAGGACCTGAGCAGCGAGAGGATCAGTGAGCAAACCAAG GTCTCCATGCTGACCCTTCTGCTGGAGTTTCCCACCCTGTTGTGCCCAGACCCCGAGGTGGGCGAGCAGGTGGCTGGCTCTCTCCTGGCTAACTTTGCCCAGCTGCCCCACTCACCCAAGTTGTCCTGGCTGCGGCGCCacctgctggtggtggtggggactgTGCTTATCTCCACTGAGGCCTTTAGGGAGGGCTCCCAGGCCTCCCGTGACtacctctctctgctgctgcacCTGGCCTCGGACCTCAATGACCAGCGGCAGGGGCCGGGTGACCGCGGGGTGCGGGCGGCTGCCTGCGAGAGTCTGAGGGAGCTGGAGTGCTGCTACCCTGGCCTGTTCTCCCGGCGGTTGGACTCGCTGCACTCCatgcagcagcaggagctcacgCCTGTCCACCAGGGCTATACACTGCTGTACAGCCTGGCCCTGCGCAACGCCGTGCTGCTGCTGGCCCGCCGGGGAGAGGGGGCCCTCAGTGAATTGTTGGCCGGCAACGAGGGGCTAGCTTGGGAGGCGGTGGGGAACGCCGGGGCAGTCTCTCCAGCCTCCATTGaccgcctgctgctgctgcccacccCGGCCGAGACCAAGGAGCTGAAGTCGGTGCTGTCCCAGCTGCTGGATGGCTCCTATCTGCTGACACCACCTGCCCAGAGCCAGCTTCTGTGGCATCTGGCCCACGTGGTGTGCGTGATCCGCACCCAGTCACCTGCCATCTTCAAGGCGCAGCTGGTGCGGTTGTTTGGCACAGCCCATGTGGCGCTGCTGCACGCCAGCCTACAGCTCAAAGGGCTTTTCACGGACAGCCTCTTCACGGCCGAGGACGAGGCCTTCCTCCTGCGCCGCCTGGTGGGCATGGCCCAGCATCCCTCACTGCCCTCGCCCCTCAAACTCTTCTACCTCGACTGCCTGCTGCACTTCCCCGAGAACCGCCCGCTGGGCTCTGGCTCTGAGGAGGGGCTGCCCGTCCTGCTTACACCCCGCCTggcctcctgcctcttcccctccctcttcaACGACCCGGGCACCATGCTGGCACGCCTCAACCTGCTGAGCCTGGTGTGCCTGGAAAACCAGGGCCCCGAGGCTGACCAGGGTGTTGGGTATATCTTTGAGCATGTCCTGGCACTGGCAGACACCGTGGCAGGCAAAGGTGGGTGTGAGGCCACTGGGCTCTTCTTCCGAGCTGCCTACCTCTTTGCCCGCTACTTTGACTCAAGGCCACAGCTCATGGCAGAGCTGACGGGCACCCTGGTGAGGCTGTATCACCAGCGCTGCTCCCTGGCCCCCAACCTCATCAACCTGCTCAATGAGACCCAGGCGGTGCTGGATGACCCAGCCTGGCCCACATCCTTGAGCAAGGCCCTGCAGGAGCTGGCTGTGGGCGTGTCGCTGCTGCCACCCTGGGATCAAGATCTGGGCTGGCACCTCAAGCTGTTGGCCCGGGTGGCAAAGgagagtggggtcccgcagggcaGCACACTTGGATTTCTGCAGCGCCTGGGGCGGCTGGCAGGTGCAGGACAGCTGGGAGGTTGGCACATTGGCCAGGCTTTGCTGAGCGTCTGCCGCAACCTGCTGCAGCACCAGCCGCCACCTGCAATGGGGTGCCAGCTGGCCGAGCTGCTCCAAGATATCGCACTGAACTACCCGGATGTGGACGTGCAGGATCGGGCCCGCTTCTACTACACGCTCCTGTCCTGCCTGTCTGGGGACAAGCTGGGGGCAGTGCTGGCACCTGGTGGGCGCCTCAAAGCCCGGACTCTCTCCTCCTCTATCATGGCAGACAGTGAGAATTTCACCGCTGCACTCACCGTGCATCCAGCCCCGCAACCCCTGCTGCAGCTGCGGCGCGAGGCCCCAGCCAAGCCCACCCTGGTACCAGCGCCAGCCTCCCAGCCGTGCCCTGCTGATGCTCAGGAGGTGAAGGACTGCTGCCGACGGCTCCTGGAGCTGCATTCTCCAGCTCGGCTCAGCCTGACGTACCGGCTGCTCCACACAGGATCCTCCCCTGAGCGACTCTTCTGCCTCTTGCTGCGTTTCGAGCACTCTGACGGCTTCTATGAGCCAGTGCCTGATGTGTGTGTGCCCTGCCTCTCCACcacccacccctcacccctcctcacACTCCAcctgcagccccgctgcccctACCCCACCAAGCTGGCAGTGAGCGCCTTGTACACCACGCAGACTGGCCTCACCTACTGCAGCCAGCTAGAACCACTGCAGGTGGCCTTTCCGGACATCTTCCTGCCCCTGGCGCTGCCCGTGAATTGGGACTGTGAGAGCCGGTGCCACCTCTTTGACACCCTCTGGTCCTCCCTGTGCCCAGATGGGTCAGGTGACTGCGCCGAGAGCCTCTTTTGCTGGCCCACTACCCAACAGCCCTTGGGTGTCCTGGTGCAGGCTCACTTTGCCAGCTACCTGGTGGCAGAGGATCCGGGCACCTACAAGATTGCCATAGCCCTGCCACCCCACTACCATGTGCTGCTGCAGGCACAGACGACCCAGGGGGCAGCGTGCGTCACCATTCGCACTGACAACTGGAAGGTGCTCCCCCATCTGAGTGCCTACCTGCGGAAGGTGGTGGAGTGA
- the OVOL1 gene encoding putative transcription factor Ovo-like 1, protein MPRAFLVKKSRVSVGKRNWSELPDEERGEIYVPVCLGGCALGKDLEPSVAEAPSYPMPLDLTLRDPSYTAAQLPGEGPPAGEHNGFLRPKMKVTLGEGPGELFSCPVCQKGFSYQRMLNRHLKCHSEVKRHLCPYCGKGFNDTFDLKRHVRTHTGVRPYKCNLCDKAFTQRCSLESHLKKIHGVQQRYAYKERRAKLYVCEECGCTADSQEGHLLHLREQHPDSPLLLKASRKTAASLHSALPTLLQSSPCL, encoded by the exons ATGCCTCGGGCTTTCTTAGTGAAAAAATCCCGTGTGTCTGTGGGCAAGAGGAACTGGAGTGAATTGCCTGATGAAGAGAGAGGAGAGATCTATGTACCAG TCTGCCTGGGGGGCTGTGCCCTGGGCAAGGACTTGGAGCCCTCGGTGGCTGAAGCCCCCTCGTATCCGATGCCCCTGGACCTGACCCTGCGAGATCCAAGCTACACGGCTGCCCAGCTCCCCGGGGAGGGGCCCCCAGCTGGGGAGCACAATGGGTTCCTGCGGCCCAAAATGAAG GTGACGCTGGGTGAGGGGCCGGGCGAGCTGTTCTCCTGCCCCGTGTGCCAGAAGGGCTTCAGCTACCAGCGCATGCTCAACCGGCACCTCAAGTGCCACAGCGAGGTCAAGCGTCACCTGTGCCCCTACTGCGGGAAGGGCTTCAACGACACCTTCGACCTCAAACGCCACGTCCGCACCCACACCG gCGTGCGGCCGTACAAGTGCAACCTGTGCGACAAGGCCTTCACGCAGCGCTGCTCCCTGGAGTCGCACCTGAAGAAGATCCATGGGGTGCAGCAGCGCTACGCCTACAAGGAGCGGCGGGCCAAGCTCTACGTGTGCGAGGAGTGCGGCTGCACGGCCGACAGCCAGGAGGGCCACCTGCTCCATCTGCGGGAGCAGCACCCTGACAGCCCCCTGCTGCTCAAGGCCTCGCGCAAGACGGCTGCCTCCCTGCACAgtgccctccccaccctgctgcagAGCAGCCCGTGCCTGTGA